One Hevea brasiliensis isolate MT/VB/25A 57/8 chromosome 6, ASM3005281v1, whole genome shotgun sequence genomic window, cctcttctgttaaatcaccatgaagaaaagcatttttgacatccatctggaaaagtttccatttacgaactgcagcaatagctaagagactgcaAATAGATGttaattgggccactggagcaaaagtttcttcatagttgataccatactcttgagtgtaccctttggctactaagcgagctttgtagtgttcaatagttccatcagaatgggtcttgattttgtaaatccatttgcaaccaataggggtcttgtttggtggaagatcaactaaatcccaagtatgagttttctctaaagtctaaagttcgtcagtcatagcttgctgccaaagagggtcagtacttgcctcacgataagaacgaggctcatgaagggttgcaatagtagagtaacagtgaaaatcagaaagataataaggagtttctcttacacgggtaaaacgacgaagagtagtgctagaaggagatgcaggcgcaggtactggatcaacaactggcgcagattcaacaggggcaggtgtagttgggctaatattgagcacatcataatcacctggatcaggacttggaaacagctctttggaggagtcagtgaaaaatagagagtgatgaaatttggaaagagaagagaacatagtattgtcccaaaaggtaacatgacgagagatgcataacttattagaaacagAATCCCAACAATGATACCCTTTGTGTttaatgccataaccaagaaaacaacatagacgagcacggggttctaatttagtatgttcatgaggttgtaaaagaacaaaagaaacacatccaaaaggtttaaggatggaataatcaggaggttgtccaaacaacttttcaaaaggagataaattatgaagaaccaaggtaggaagacggttaataatataaacagcatgaagaACTGCTTCTCCctaaaatttttctggacataaggcagaaagaagaagagtatgtacagaatcaagaatatggcgatgcttgcgttcagctcgcccattctgttgagaggtgtgaggacaagaatgttgaacaacggtgccttgttgactaagaaactgaagtaaaaAAGAATCctgatattccatggcattgtctgttcgaagaattttaatgtcacaagagaactgagttttaatcatttttgcaaatgtgatgtaaatttgtgataactcagatcgatgtttcaaaaaatatatccaagtaaactgagaataatcatcaataaatatcacaaaataacgaaaaccatttattgaagaaataggagaaggaccccaaatgtcagaatgaattaaaccaaaaggactgtctaaagtagtattattatgagaaaaagataatgcaggttattttgcaagctgacaattcaaacaattaaatgactcaaacttagtagatcctaataatccacgagaaattaaaggttgaattttactggcagaagcatgaccaagacgaagatgcaattggtgaatggaggaattagggattgtagctgcagacacaaatctctgaggaagatgtaaagatgcaagctcaaataatcgacccactctgcgaccctccccaagaatctgtcccgtttgtggatcatgtacctggacaccatggggagaaaaaataacatttagtcttttttcacacaactgaccaacagaaataagattgagtgacAAATTaaggatataataggtgtcagggagatgaagatttgaggtagacacatgaccagtatgtgtgatgttcattttagtaccatttgcagtattgattggtggtaaggaagatataggttttgcagaagacaagaatttaagattagtggtcatatgattacaacatgtagagtcaaaaagccaataagaagtacccggagtggcagacatggcagcaggagaattagaagagataacctgtttgaatagtgccttaagatcactcatggtgatggcagtagaaccctcagtagcagcaacaacagtgacagaggaagatccaggctttgagacattcttgaatttagaatgccctccttttggtcttggagggcgtgtgggacaatgttcaagaatatgaccataaccatgacaatatctgcattctatagtaggacaatatgcaaaagcatgaccaatttgattacaatgcttacagagttgattgccagatttctgatgtgaggatcgagtaattgcaagagcagtttcaaattgaggagttttatccaaactgaaacgagtctcttcaaaaataatctcttgaatagcagtatccaatgatgggagtggatttcgatgtagcagggacgctcgaacggcctcatattctaatcgaagagccattagaacttgaatgagatgaagatgatcttcactgattttagcctaagatatttgattccaaatgggttaaacctgggcaagaaaatcacTCACAGATTGACCTACTTtttgtttcagattatgaagtgtagtccacaactgataatagtgggcaagtccagtggtctgatatcgattagccaaaaaatcccagatttcttttgcaaagtcataattagcaaattggatgtggatggacgagatagaggtattgcgaaaccaggtgatgatctgatgatttttactatcccaatcctcaagaggtcagcaaattttgcatcagtttcatcattttctcttgtcggcgtagtgatatctcTGATAACAATACGCCAAATcttgcgacctatcaaaaaacttttcattccttgaacccaaagattatagttggaaccagtcagaactgttacaataggttttgaaatatcagatttctctattgataacaagatgaggagaaaaaaaaaaggtataataacaggaatgaaagaatgaaccagaacaggttgtagagaaGAGAGACCCCAGAAACTAAAAATAAAAGCTTTACGGCTCTAATGCCatattagaagaaagaatacaagtaatgaaggaaaggattgtgtatttgtccgTGTCTTATTTAcaaagatattacatctatttatacatgagaatacgAGCTactttagacaagaataataattgttgtaattatgctacacaaatctcctataatcttgctaattgctgtaattatgctaacaggtCTTATGAGAAAAGGGCGATATTTTAGGCTATGTGAGACTAGAATAAGTAGGCCTTTTTGTTATAGGGCATGTGTTATCCAAGTCATCATCTGCTTCAGCTGGAGTGACATGTTTTAGAGGTCAGTGTTGGTTATGGTGTTTGGAATAGGCATAGGAGACGCATGTGTTCTGACTTTTCAAGCTTAGGCTCCTCCATTATAGAAGCATGATTCACTTGTTAACAATTTTGTTTTAGCTAGAATAAAATCTCCTCATAATCTAAAGGTAGAAAATTCTATTCTAGTAAGTACTTCATCATGTACCATGTACGGATTGGTTGCTTTCCGTCTCTTGCTCTCCTGGTTTGTAATCGCTTCCAATAAGCAGAAGTGAAGTGCCACCTTTCAATCGACATGCCACTAATTTGACTTTCCTTTCAAGTGCTATGGCCATATTGTCAGGTGCTTTAATACCGTCTAATGGAGCATGAAGCTTTAAAAAAGACTAACACAATCACAATGCTCAAAGTATTTGAGAGAAAAATAACTCTACTggaattttaataaatgaaaacttaaactcaaTTACATAAATTCTAGGGTTTATATATACATTAGACTcctaaattaattagaaaaatataaaTCCTAACTAAAGTAGAAAATTTAGTTACATCCAAAATAGAACtccttaataaaataaaaagaaataatctaaatcctaattaaaagaaaaatcagaatagaaaaattaaaaactaaGGATGTGTTTGGGATCGTTgtggcttttaattttttttttctatgaaaaaaaaaacatgtTCAGTTAATCCATTTGGTTTTCATTTTTCTAAAGTTATTTGAAATCGTTTGTTAAACAGAAAACAAATATTTCGGAAAGTATGAAACGCGGATTCTCGTTTCCTACTTTTTTTTAATTGCTCATTACGTGTTATTCTCAACTCCCTCCCGAAAAATTCCCTTCATTCACATTTCACACGATACTGAATCCTTGCCTATTCTCCTACACATGTCTAGCTGTCTCCAATTTCATCATATCTCCCTTACCAATTCTTCTTTCTTATCAtatgatgaaattttaattttattttttattttttattttttctcgtTAATTTTTAATATGATAATTAATATGTTTCATGTTTTCAGCCTAATTGTTTAATACCCATAATTTTAATACATTTTCTCCTTaggattttttttcttatatatatataaactgtaTAAGTCCTTTAATTGACCATAAAACTTTGTATCTCTCATTATCACATAACAGACCTTCCCAAATAATTTATTGTATAAATCCATTAACCTTTATAATATGATTTGCCAGATGAACCATTTCATCATTGCCATCTTTGGGACCCCTCTTCAGATTAATaggtttttatcatttcattcactcAATTTGTATAACATAATTTTTGTAACAAATGCAGAAAATTATTAATAAGATCTATAAAtatcattttatataaaaatgtcacataatatcatttaaaaaaaataatggacaatgcaattaaaaaatattatgggGAAAGACttcaattaaataaatcaaaattttctaggcaattttcaaaattttaagataattaaaatatgtTATGAATTATTTTCACTAAATATTTTCCAaacaatatatatttttattttttatttaaaaaaaattaattccaccaataattttaaaataaaatttgagtctTATTTGCATTTTTTCTCGCGAAAAAAATCCGTCACAGAGAGCCCGCACGCACCACCACGTGCTTTTAGTGCTCTTAGACAAAACTATTCCTACCCTTGTCCAAAACGACACATTGTTTCGGTTAAAACGACACATTGTTTTATTTAAAATGACAACTTGTTTAGCCACATGTTCACGTCACCGAGCCACAACAAGACAAGTAAGGGCCAAGGCATGCGTGCACCAGCCAGGCTCAACGTGTGCAAGCCTGGGCAGGCTTGGGGGCATGCCTTGCCAGTTGCCACCCGTTGCCCACGCATCACCTTGTCATCTACAGTTGATTACTAAATTTCTTCGGTCGGTGGTTTATGGAGACTACAACAATTTTGTTGAGATCAAATTTTGAAAAGCAAGGTCTTTAAGGTGATATTTGCACTAAGCCTCATTATCGATGTGATTGTGATTGAATGATagaggtcatcttcaacctttaataAGGTAACCTTCAacttaatttttgtaattttttttctcaAACTTCGAGATGCCATAATCTTCTCATTTTAAGTCCAAATTATGCAAAAAATATATGTACAGAAAGCTAGCTAGACATATCTATTTTCtaatggaagaaaaaaaaaaaaaaaccaaaggaCATATGTACATGAAGATATAATGCCTCAAAGTAGGCCTCATGGCCATTTTCCATAAAAATTTAGAGTTGCTAAAAACTAACATAATCAATTTTAATTCATGTAGCATGTTTCTAATATGTAAATCGTCACACTTAGGCTAGGAAAAATAAGATTATGGGCTCTGATACCACGGTTGGAAATTGAACAAAGGATTGAATTCACACAAGCATAATCCCTAAACTAAAGCTTGGATCACATAGCCACAAACATGATCACAATGCACAAATACGTGAACCATGTAAAATAACTACATTTACCTAACTTGCAGTGGATTCCAAATAGTATAGAGAAAGGATCTCTACCGCCTTGCACCACCTTTAGAATGCCCCAATTACCTCTTCCCTTCACACAAAATGATGGCAATTTTTTTTTCAGGCAAAGTACATTTTAATACCTTGTACTTTGAATTTTTAGTATTGAG contains:
- the LOC131180966 gene encoding uncharacterized protein LOC131180966, producing the protein MALRLEYEAVRASLLHRNPLPSLDTAIQEIIFEETRFSLDKTPQFETALAITRSSHQKSGNQLCKHCNQIGHAFAYCPTIECRYCHGYGHILEHCPTRPPRPKGGHSKFKNVSKPGSSSVTVVAATEGSTAITMSDLKALFKQVISSNSPAAMSATPGT